A window of Diabrotica virgifera virgifera chromosome 9, PGI_DIABVI_V3a contains these coding sequences:
- the LOC114328499 gene encoding uncharacterized protein LOC114328499, giving the protein MKVTFVLLVFISCVNMIYSRPNIFKFKDAKRIHAECQANPESHVNEYLEQLQELEPIVVPNMARHTLCTSIKAGLQYENGDIAVERLRSDLEEVSNDEAKIKEIVDTCGVRAPGSPEDAAMAFGKCLCSHWSQHALCVCST; this is encoded by the exons ATGAAGGTCACTTTTGTGTTACTAGTTTTTATCTCTTGTGTAAATATG ATATATTCTCgaccaaatatttttaaattcaaagatGCCAAAAGAATCCATGCCGAATGTCAAGCAAACCCCGAATCACATGTCAATGAGTACCTGGAACAGCTTCAAGAATTGGAACCGATTGTGGTTCCGAATATGGCGAGGCATACCCTTTGTACGAGCATAAAGGCTGGACTTCAATACGAAAACGGCGATATTGCAGTTGAGAGATTAAGAAGCGACTTGGAAGAAGTTTCAAACGACGAAGCTAAAATTAAAGAAATTGTTGATACCTGCGGCGTGCGAGCACCGGGAAGCCCTGAAGATGCAGCTATGGCTTTTGGTAAATGTCTATGCAGTCATTGGTCTCAACATGCATTATGTGTGTGCAGCACATAG